One region of Paucibacter aquatile genomic DNA includes:
- a CDS encoding methyl-accepting chemotaxis protein, translating to MTNKETTIQHTLLTAFAAVILSLSALAGLALWQVHALSAQLQSATQNLVAKLASVASLEAVNLSRAITVRDLALNEDIKVQAQLQAELKTQAEALSALNAELDQTPWTAEQAAQWARLKAGTQTMATLTSPLPGMIDEGRFDEVKALVADKVRPAQLALNQVTAQQRQLVNQEAQQVRAQAEAAIHAAERSRTGIVLGLLLLASASIGISLWVSRRISRQLGAEPQALMRVCQALATGDFSVPLQGRPGSVMDKLEHTRQSLAQLAGGIAQAVQSMSLAAQEISAGNHSLSGRTEQQSSSLQQTAAAMEQMTGSIREAADHSRSATQMADSARSVAELGGQHVQQVVHTMNEIAGASHKIAEIIGVIDGIAFQTNILALNAAVEAARAGEQGRGFAVVASEVRQLAQRSTQAAREIKSMITNSVERVERGNRLVHEAGASMERIVDEVRQVSARIAQVTRAAETQSRDISQINASVSSIDAGTQQNAALVEQTAAAAESLKFHAEKLAQAVAVFRFA from the coding sequence ATGACCAACAAAGAGACCACGATCCAACACACGCTGCTGACGGCCTTTGCTGCGGTCATCCTCAGCCTCTCGGCCTTGGCGGGCCTGGCCTTGTGGCAGGTTCACGCGCTCAGCGCACAGCTGCAATCGGCCACCCAGAATTTGGTGGCCAAGCTGGCCTCGGTGGCCAGCCTCGAAGCCGTCAACCTGAGCCGCGCCATCACCGTGCGCGACCTCGCCCTCAACGAGGACATCAAGGTTCAGGCACAGCTGCAAGCCGAGCTGAAGACCCAGGCCGAGGCGCTGAGCGCGCTGAACGCCGAGCTGGACCAGACGCCGTGGACCGCCGAGCAAGCCGCGCAATGGGCTCGCCTCAAGGCCGGCACGCAGACCATGGCGACTCTCACCAGCCCCCTGCCCGGCATGATCGATGAGGGCCGGTTTGATGAGGTCAAAGCCCTGGTGGCCGACAAGGTGCGGCCGGCCCAGCTGGCGCTGAACCAGGTGACCGCGCAGCAGCGCCAGCTGGTCAATCAAGAGGCCCAGCAGGTGCGCGCGCAGGCTGAGGCCGCCATCCACGCTGCCGAGCGCTCACGCACCGGCATCGTCCTCGGCCTCCTGCTGCTGGCCAGCGCCTCCATCGGCATCAGCCTCTGGGTGTCCCGGCGCATCAGCCGCCAGCTGGGGGCCGAGCCGCAGGCCTTGATGCGGGTCTGCCAGGCCCTGGCCACGGGCGACTTCAGCGTGCCGCTGCAAGGCCGGCCGGGCAGCGTGATGGACAAGCTGGAACACACCCGCCAATCGCTGGCGCAACTGGCTGGGGGCATCGCGCAAGCGGTACAAAGCATGAGCCTGGCGGCGCAGGAGATCAGCGCCGGCAACCACAGCCTCAGCGGCCGCACCGAGCAGCAGTCTTCCTCGCTGCAGCAAACCGCGGCGGCCATGGAGCAGATGACCGGCTCGATTCGCGAGGCGGCCGACCATTCGCGCTCGGCCACCCAGATGGCCGACTCGGCCCGCAGCGTGGCCGAGCTGGGTGGCCAGCATGTGCAGCAGGTCGTGCACACCATGAACGAGATCGCCGGCGCCAGCCACAAGATCGCCGAGATCATCGGCGTGATCGATGGCATTGCCTTTCAAACCAACATCCTGGCGCTCAATGCCGCGGTGGAGGCCGCCCGCGCCGGCGAGCAAGGGCGTGGCTTTGCCGTGGTGGCCAGCGAAGTGCGGCAGCTGGCCCAGCGCAGCACCCAGGCCGCGCGCGAGATCAAGTCGATGATCACCAACTCGGTCGAGCGGGTCGAGCGAGGCAACCGCCTGGTTCATGAGGCCGGGGCGTCGATGGAGCGCATCGTCGACGAAGTGCGCCAGGTTTCAGCCCGCATCGCCCAGGTCACCCGGGCAGCAGAAACCCAGAGCCGGGACATCTCGCAGATCAATGCCTCGGTGTCCAGCATCGATGCCGGCACGCAGCAAAACGCCGCCCTGGTCGAGCAAACCGCGGCGGCGGCGGAGAGCCTCAAGTTCCACGCCGAGAAGCTGGCGCAGGCGGTGGCGGTGTTCCGCTTCGCCTGA
- the nadC gene encoding carboxylating nicotinate-nucleotide diphosphorylase: protein MFDHNETLDQARQRNVRDALFEDVGVCDWTAQLVPAGRRVKAHVRVREDAVLCGRDWFEAVFATLDPSSRIEWLYAEGARMAADTLVCQIEADGRLLLTAERPALNFLQLLSATATLTRAHVDAIAGASSNPRGCVVLDTRKTLPGLRLAQKYAVRVGGGANQRLALYHGILIKENHIAAAGGVSEALRAAQALNAGVDIQIEVESLAELQEALAAGAVSVLLDNFSEAEMIEAVRLNAGRALLEVSGGVALDQLRWIAATGVDRISIGRLTKDIKAVDFSMRVDGPV, encoded by the coding sequence ATGTTTGACCACAACGAAACCCTGGACCAAGCCCGCCAGCGCAATGTGCGCGACGCCCTGTTCGAGGATGTCGGCGTGTGCGACTGGACGGCCCAGCTGGTGCCGGCCGGCCGGCGCGTCAAAGCCCATGTGCGGGTGCGCGAGGACGCCGTGCTGTGCGGCCGCGACTGGTTCGAGGCGGTGTTTGCCACCCTCGACCCGAGCAGCCGCATCGAGTGGCTGTATGCGGAAGGCGCGCGCATGGCCGCCGACACCCTGGTGTGCCAGATTGAGGCAGACGGCCGCCTGCTGCTGACGGCCGAACGCCCGGCGCTGAATTTTCTGCAACTGCTCTCGGCCACCGCGACGCTGACCCGCGCCCATGTCGACGCGATTGCCGGCGCCAGCAGCAACCCGCGCGGCTGCGTGGTGCTGGACACCCGCAAGACCCTGCCCGGGCTGCGCCTGGCGCAAAAGTACGCGGTGCGCGTGGGCGGCGGCGCCAACCAGCGCTTGGCGCTGTATCACGGCATCCTGATCAAGGAAAACCACATCGCCGCGGCCGGCGGTGTGTCCGAGGCCTTGCGCGCCGCCCAGGCGCTGAACGCAGGCGTTGACATCCAGATCGAAGTTGAATCTCTGGCCGAGCTGCAGGAGGCCCTGGCCGCCGGCGCCGTCAGCGTGCTGCTGGACAACTTCAGCGAGGCCGAGATGATCGAGGCGGTGCGCCTCAATGCCGGCCGGGCCCTGCTGGAGGTCTCGGGCGGCGTGGCTCTCGATCAGCTGCGCTGGATCGCCGCCACCGGTGTCGATCGCATCTCCATCGGCCGCCTGACCAAGGACATCAAGGCCGTGGACTTCTCGATGCGGGTGGACGGCCCGGTCTGA
- a CDS encoding substrate-binding domain-containing protein, giving the protein MLSALQLKLGMRLASALPAALFLALSTAQAQVVEVAGSSTVAKSIVEPSQAKLRDATGIELKMLSVGTGKGMQMLFDGKVKVAAVSASLDEAVDDAKKAGASAAPTGLKLHTLLTDQLVPIVHNDNPVKELSREQLRGLLSGKLQNWKEVGGPDLAVLVVTGAPGSGTRGVIEKQLLAGQAFASTAKELRTSAAELSEVAREKGALGYVGSGTAESAKGKIKEIKAPTVSRPLGLVTVGDPTPEVRKVLDYLQSAEAKKQFLQ; this is encoded by the coding sequence ATGCTGTCTGCACTCCAACTCAAGCTGGGCATGCGCCTGGCATCCGCCCTGCCCGCCGCGCTCTTCCTCGCGCTCTCGACCGCCCAAGCGCAGGTCGTGGAAGTGGCGGGGTCATCGACCGTGGCCAAATCCATCGTCGAACCCAGCCAGGCCAAGCTGCGCGACGCCACGGGCATCGAGCTGAAGATGCTGTCGGTGGGCACGGGCAAGGGCATGCAGATGCTGTTTGACGGCAAGGTCAAGGTGGCGGCCGTGTCTGCCTCGCTGGACGAGGCCGTGGACGATGCCAAGAAGGCCGGCGCCAGCGCAGCACCGACCGGGCTCAAGCTGCACACCTTGCTGACGGACCAGCTGGTGCCCATTGTTCACAACGACAACCCGGTCAAGGAGCTGAGCCGCGAGCAACTGCGCGGCCTGCTCAGCGGCAAGTTGCAGAACTGGAAAGAAGTGGGCGGGCCCGATCTGGCGGTGCTGGTGGTGACCGGTGCCCCCGGCTCGGGCACGCGCGGCGTGATCGAAAAGCAGTTGCTGGCCGGCCAGGCCTTTGCCAGCACAGCCAAGGAGCTGCGCACCAGCGCCGCCGAGCTGTCCGAAGTGGCCCGCGAGAAGGGGGCGCTCGGCTACGTCGGCTCGGGCACCGCCGAATCGGCCAAGGGCAAGATCAAGGAAATCAAAGCGCCCACCGTCTCTCGCCCCCTGGGCCTGGTGACCGTCGGCGACCCCACGCCCGAGGTGCGCAAAGTGCTGGACTACCTGCAAAGCGCGGAGGCCAAGAAGCAGTTCCTGCAATAA
- a CDS encoding fumarylacetoacetate hydrolase family protein yields the protein MSLNYIFPPAEQPSVAVRGSQARYAVSRIFCVGRNYAAHAREMGSDPDREPPFYFSKPASALVPSGSTVPYPPGTQNYHYEMELVIAIGAPVFKVTPEAARAAVWAYAAGLDMTRRDLQAEAKANGRPWDTAKGFEQSAVITELVRVSDTGVLQGGTISLAVNGVQKQRGDIADMIWSVPEIVANLSQYYHLQPGDLIYTGTPDGVGAVRPGDEISGHIDGLPPLSLRIGEPD from the coding sequence ATGAGCTTGAACTACATCTTCCCCCCCGCCGAGCAGCCCAGCGTGGCCGTGCGCGGCAGCCAGGCGCGCTACGCCGTCAGCCGCATCTTCTGCGTCGGCCGCAACTACGCGGCCCATGCGCGCGAGATGGGCTCGGACCCCGATCGCGAGCCGCCGTTCTACTTCAGCAAGCCGGCCAGCGCCCTGGTGCCTTCGGGCTCCACCGTGCCCTATCCGCCCGGCACGCAGAACTATCACTACGAGATGGAGCTGGTGATCGCCATCGGCGCGCCGGTGTTCAAGGTCACGCCCGAGGCGGCACGCGCCGCCGTCTGGGCCTATGCCGCCGGCCTGGACATGACCCGCCGCGACCTGCAGGCCGAGGCCAAGGCCAACGGCCGGCCCTGGGACACGGCCAAGGGCTTTGAGCAATCGGCCGTGATCACCGAGCTGGTGCGCGTGAGCGACACCGGCGTGCTGCAGGGCGGCACCATCAGCCTGGCCGTCAACGGCGTGCAGAAGCAGCGCGGAGACATCGCCGACATGATCTGGAGCGTGCCCGAGATCGTCGCCAACCTCTCGCAGTACTACCACCTGCAGCCGGGCGACCTGATCTACACCGGTACGCCGGACGGCGTCGGCGCTGTGCGGCCCGGCGATGAGATCAGCGGCCACATCGACGGCTTGCCGCCGCTCAGCCTGCGCATTGGCGAGCCGGACTAG
- a CDS encoding FxDxF family PEP-CTERM protein: protein MKFSTLALAATLALGAGAAQATTYNLGDITATGALQNSAAFANGVSFSDTWNFTLSSYSDVAVLISANFSRPEFAFSNFQATISGGAFPGPEALNLTAGNSFQILEGAGDAIAGNYTITVSGISNRANSFYTFGIDVTPVPEPSSYALLMAGLGVVGFMARRSRKR from the coding sequence ATGAAATTCTCGACCTTGGCTTTGGCGGCCACATTGGCTCTGGGCGCTGGTGCGGCGCAGGCCACCACCTACAACCTCGGTGACATCACGGCCACCGGCGCCTTGCAAAACTCAGCAGCTTTCGCCAACGGTGTCAGTTTCAGCGACACCTGGAACTTCACGCTGAGCAGCTACAGCGATGTGGCGGTGCTGATCAGCGCCAACTTCTCGCGCCCCGAGTTCGCCTTCAGCAATTTCCAGGCGACCATCAGCGGCGGAGCCTTCCCCGGCCCCGAGGCGCTGAATTTGACGGCTGGCAATTCCTTCCAGATTCTGGAAGGTGCCGGTGACGCCATCGCCGGCAACTACACCATCACGGTCAGCGGCATCTCCAACCGCGCCAACAGCTTTTACACCTTCGGCATCGACGTGACGCCGGTGCCCGAGCCCAGCAGCTATGCCTTGCTGATGGCCGGCCTCGGGGTGGTGGGCTTCATGGCGCGGCGCAGCCGCAAGCGCTGA